A genomic stretch from Microplitis mediator isolate UGA2020A chromosome 10, iyMicMedi2.1, whole genome shotgun sequence includes:
- the LOC130676677 gene encoding uncharacterized protein LOC130676677 isoform X2 → MGRDMRPPGRRPDGLFKFIFIAAFLLIGPTSLVRTQDDAVSQRDISGLDRDGRNGQESRRETRMMDEDAEGEGRRLNLATRVMSNGVEVIVAGPTPALRWENSNPQPTLTLSDAVVMLMPQEDPNEFVTKTCTTTFTYLNTITKDGTTIVSTDQQVVANTATEERHRKPGSESAAVTLAASPTLRTEVFKTTYTYLTLNTDHPDADNALGSSQKVITNTVTAPQHYLDMILEPSEASPPQTNTYLSTRVLEKTFIEDGMTRIATMSDTITRLIITESVPPPPRPTSVTTTLTALDNPEDTLTDIMKTYYITYTYYNTYLEKGSSTVVRTNVATSTDVAVEKVKKTGVIDTQVTATPSIEPIKIFATKTYLTTFTYFTTLLQAGPDGETSTTISSRSHVVENVVTESIAPSLLNAGYMNLLTTAHHSDSVKNVVTGSTIIFFDEEDQIDSSSTSTQVQPTASLESSESVIENSEVPVSQSSEAETEPQKDEPEKQQSEQNTSDLDTSASSAITHDELLTQDNDAAENNNGSPSRPVGGGLLSLGSLGINGLSALGPVITAMAGLLQGKPSANRRNDTIPQASNPPVVNQEPQELTTQRSPIYIPVAEFADGDIETAESQNIAAQLANPNPNFLPETRHKVAASLVDGIPISPGEVITANSDVIIGKPGILAPRPPQTYLQNGNENQNFGMKPPPISVPNIPVHPVLEVIKDDRPEPSRHNPHAISLNSKRPPKIPHHLNKEPMRNGLKHDILENDPLLKPPGRPNIDKYANPNINTKEPEWISNIFKRPWSSKDPLMPPPAPPTPSRIDQELNPYPPQESQPWTNRPLEVHHNHSPWAQKDPIITGTNLESSKLKPEPTQLIASEPIIHQIPHVIDRSTGQPLLVNIQPSQVANVVIPQGGTQALIFGDTNEPHISGQYFDDPSPYPEPEEYPGYTGFEKHENNPSNFMIPPAPPSNNYKSPSQKPHSHTIPNSNNRIYSKFPRPHDKIEIHTNDRSEKRPSDVQLIQRPESHGQSNQGQVHTEILVHHSPDSVNLNANLRPQPNQHQQGFSPPRRDYHVPPLNELPPRRTTDISPPNEVSHHHHHHRYGYHHEKPNRTITNDVLKQKWKNDRTKPRITVVRPRPAVRPPRPTHYPNPDRTSGFGTKLKYPYRPPSHVAQAPHPPQIPVSWQEEPKNDQSSNVNYQQHKNQEPQENLPTGATGYRNPLIGNAKRPMQQHPVQPTSYQPSPPQNHHVHQLPPDISPPVLQSFGQILPHPDEPEIPWSDTQTEAGPDSTAEESEESINYHDEFDQQQQQQQQQQQQQQQQQQQQQQQQQQQQQQQQQQQQQQQQQQQQQQQQQQQLLQHQQQHQHQLQQHQQQHEQQLHQQQQQHQHQQQQHQHQHQKQQHQQQHQLQQQLQKQQQQQEQQQQQEHQEQHQKQQEQLEHQQQQLEQQEQHQKQQEQLEHQHQQFEDQFTEEHEYDEPIEPIQFELEVQDASNQTEKPFNNVESSTKKVETIEENAFYQTKTETPPENYNNNNYPSVNVIKPYEIYEDNTETENRENERISDDKLGYDVIQSVPFGDKVTTSNSKPFEHDDTIDLKPPAIISKFVPEKPTKLKPFQHHQVVSTPRPVFEHEKEMSITRDPKPPSGHARPPIDWETIHKINNENYYSNRRNLTFTRTNHSHGNSDSKYVNTEKIRNPEVTSPSIGTRVHPAYPHILTKPRPVLPIPITISSGSSSKTKHSQKDKNNHHNEESTLHSEKSNIHMRPIIIHAKDRNRETLETAYQTNFAVHEEEQNLPNNKRTQLINKASNSNELKVPSQEMMPPPTTKTTSQDNINNDNAEGDLKPPPIPADVVGMSPPPVVITTTTARPSSTAINDSGLRPPPPKYIPLDSSKVVGETPPPPSSPSVPSVNMVPPTIPRPTKSRPFLMELLSQDMVPPRPPVIESSRPIEIATVRPAIAVSGSIQIATAVATSHIPVMQDIVESTIPIIHGTVDLPIVMDVSDIIKSVETRKPEHVSVYTVRPFETKQISRVSVQPTAILSTNLIMPTRLRLPQVESSSSTRSPVHITRLSSYDTSRKPSVVLEASRQSILSSRVNSTQSLRHRPYTIKQSINPSDVTFTSTTKRKYGSSSTKFRNSITKTMKEHSDTRVYKNARNVTTTTMMTTMKMKPIAVTHFKTLTVTRTETSVLGSPPTTRTLLLTHTLTSTIVETVTETLLRPTSVVITSVTTILQPATHLPSYETSPDNVDSIFVVMSDQNPPAADAEEVEAEYGGEEEISRDEQDPAGNEIHRVLSGSILGAPVVPHRPSTNQCQPECRAAKSEMCAIVSGEARCICRPGFSRMFLDRPCKPTYTYTLRVGLERIGRESIQYDQPINDSSSTPFRRLAGPTREALDRTLMQSDLRDIYRGLDIAGFYPHPAQVEFHLQLSDNTSETRLKDILKKYLISSNYSLGGTEVFALRNIDTIDARDFDECSTEEGGPHHDCSPHATCFNLRGSYQCSCKEGWADLSENSAYPGRVCSQAPLGCAGCNNKGHCVTNSHGQEICECFPWHSGQRCQVNLKVLLIFVVTIGAILLGLLGVFLALTCLRTPNRARKSGDRRAMINTGTGGDTSSEGSVADLAIPHHVPHVLPPPPRSTAPIPPGSKRPRKATKQYRAPKKPSFAGTQAPINEAANTDRTLSVMIPRAKYRSGPQSPQNYSKPPMSTFAAEEHKLINYLEGGPPVGNRKPSLASTAKEYVKREYIEETGIRVVKNPTAPNNGALVSAGFQVSATVLKTTGDGESTLDDTFEPSTLKTLRSTMDFQDGTSTLGAPSCDATTIQATTKLLPLDSAEENSSVGRSCTGDTSIKQQSPSRGSKDTRDARDSASEGPITAERDLGSTLRLRHTPLYNPDRAASDRDSNFDSL, encoded by the exons GACAAGAATCAAGGCGTGAAACAAGGATGATGGATGAAGATGCGGAGGGTGAAGGAAGAAGGCTCAACTTGGCGACACGAGTAATGTCAAATGGGGTAGAAGTTATAGTTGCTGGTCCCACGCCAGCATTGCGATGGGAAAATTCAAATCCACAACCCACACTAACTCTCTCAGACGCAGTTGTTATGCTTATGCCTCAAGAAGATCCTAACGAATTTGTTACCAAGACTTGCACAACGacatttacttatttaaataccATTACTAAGGATGGCACAACAATCGTTTCGACCGACCAACag GTCGTCGCAAATACGGCAACAGAAGAACGCCATAGAAAGCCAGGATCAGAATCAGCAGCAGTAACTCTTGCTGCTTCGCCCACTTTAAGAACAGAGGTATTCAAGACAACCTACACATATCTTACATTGAACACAGACCATCCGGATGCAGACAACGCTCTAGGAAGCAGTCAGAAAGTAATAACAAATACAGTGACGGCACCACAGCATTACTTAGATATGATTCTAGAGCCGTCTGAAGCATCACCACCTCAAACAAATACTTATCTCAGTACACGTGTCCTTGAAAAGACATTTATTGAAGACGGAATGACAAGAATAGCAACTATGAGTGACACCATTACTCGTCTTATTATCACTGAATCAGTACCACCTCCGCCTCGTCCAACTAGTGTCACCACAACACTTACAGCTCTTGATAATCCTGAGGATACTCTTACGGACATTATGAAAACATATTACATCACTTATACTTACTATAATACTTATCTTGAAAAAGGTAGCAGTACCGTTGTCCGAACAAACGTCGCTACTTCAACAGATGTTGCTGTGGAAAAGGTGAAGAAGACTGGTGTTATCGATACACAGGTGACTGCAACGCCAAGTATTGAACCTATTAAGATATTTGCTACCAAGACTTACTTGACAACTTTCACATATTTCACCACACTACttcag GCTGGCCCTGATGGCGAAACTTCTACGACCATCTCCTCAAGATCTCATGTAGTAGAGAACGTTGTAACAGAATCTATAGCTCCAAGTTTACTTAATGCTGGTTATATGAACCTTTTGACGACAGCTCATCACTCAGATTCAGTAAAAAATGTTGTTACGggttcaacaattattttttttgatgaagAAGACCAGATTGATTCATCCAGCACTAGTACACAAGTTCAACCAACAGCTTCTCTAGAGTCATCTGAATCAGTTATCGAAAACTCTGAAGTTCCAGTATCCCAGTCTTCTGAAGCTGAAACAGAGCCTCAGAAAGATGAACCAGAAAAACAACAGAGTGAGCAAAATACAAGTGATTTGGATACCAGCGCGTCTTCAGCAATAACTCACGACGAATTATTAACTCAAGACAACGATGCggctgaaaataataatggatCTCCAAGTCGACCGGTTGGAGGTGGTTTGTTGAGTCTTGGATCTCTTGGGATCAATGGGTTGTCTGCTTTGGGACCAGTTATTACTGCTATGGCTGGACTTCTTCAAGGCAAGCCATCAGCTAATCGTCGAAATGATACTATACCGCAGGCTTCAAATCCTCCAGTTGTTAATCAAGAGCCTCAAGAACTCACGACTCAGCGGTCACCAATTTATATACCTGTTGCCGAGTTCGCAGATGGTGATATTGAAACAGCGGAGAGTCAAAATATTGCTGCTCAATTAGCTAATCCAAATCCAAACTTTTTACCGGAAACGAGGCATAAAGTTGCAGCGAGTCTTGTTGATGGTATTCCAATATCTCCTGGAGAAGTTATTACAGCAAACAGTGATGTTATTATTGGTAAGCCTGGTATACTGGCACCCCGACCACCTCAAACATATCTTCAAAATGGAAATGAAAATCAAAACTTTGGAATGAAACCTCCACCAATATCTGTACCTAATATTCCAGTTCATCCTGTTTTGGAAGTGATTAAAGATGACAGACCCGAACCTAGTCGTCATAATCCTCATGCTATTTCTTTAAATTCTAAACGTCCACCGAAAATTCCTCATCACTTAAATAAAGAACCGATGAGAAACGGATTAAAACATGATATTTTAGAGAACGATCCACTTCTTAAACCCCCTGGAAGACCTAATATTGATAAGTATGCTAATCCAAACATCAATACAAAAGAACCTGAGTGGATTTCTAATATCTTCAAACGACCTTGGAGCTCAAAAGATCCATTAATGCCTCCCCCAGCACCACCAACTCCTTCCAGAATTGATCAAGAATTAAATCCGTATCCACCACAAGAGTCTCAACCGTGGACAAATCGTCCTTTAGAGGTACACCATAATCACTCACCGTGGGCTCAAAAAGATCCCATTATCACTGGTACCAACTTAGAAAGCTCTAAGTTAAAACCAGAACCCACACAATTAATAGCTTCTGAGCCAATAATCCATCAAATTCCTCACGTAATAGATCGATCAACCGGTCAACCATTGCTTGTAAATATTCAACCAAGTCAAGTGGCAAATGTCGTTATTCCTCAAGGTGGGACACAGGCTCTTATTTTTGGTGATACTAATGAACCACATATTAGTGGACAATATTTTGATGATCCTTCACCTTATCCAGAACCTGAGGAATATCCTGGCTACACTGGATTtgaaaaacatgaaaataatccatcaaattttatgatccCACCTGCACCACCatcgaataattataaatcgcCTTCTCAAAAGCCTCATTCACATACTATTCCTAATTCTAACAAtcgaatttattcaaaatttcctCGGCCACATGACAAAATTGAGATACATACAAATGATCGATCTGAAAAAAGACCATCAGATGTTCAGCTGATTCAAAGACCTGAATCTCATGGACAATCAAATCAAGGTCAAGTACACACAGAAATTTTAGTACATCATTCACCTGATTCAGTAAATCTTAATGCTAATTTAAGACCTCAACCTAACCAACACCAACAAGGGTTTTCACCTCCACGAAGAGATTACCATGTGCCTCCATTGAATGAACTTCCACCTCGAAGAACTACAGACATTTCTCCACCTAATGAGGTttctcatcatcatcatcatcatcgatATGGCTATCACCATGAGAAGCCGAACAGAACAATTACCAATGATGTTTTAAAACAAAAGTGGAAGAATGATAGAACAAAACCAAGAATTACAGTTGTTCGACCAAGGCCGGCCGTAAGACCACCAAGACCTACTCATTATCCTAATCCAGACAGAACTTCAGGATTTGGAACAAAATTAAAGTATCCTTATCGACCTCCATCACATGTTGCTCAGGCGCCTCACCCACCACAAATTCCAGTCAGTTGGCAAGAAGAGCCTAAAAATGATCAATCTTCTAATGTTAACTATCAACAACACAAAAATCAAGAgcctcaagaaaatcttcCAACTGGAGCAACTGGTTACAGAAATCCATTGATTGGAAATGCTAAGCGACCTATGCAACAGCATCCTGTTCAGCCAACCAGCTATCAGCCATCACCTCCACAAAATCATCACGTTCATCAGCTGCCTCCTGACATAAGTCCTCCAGTTCTACAGAGCTTTGGACAAATTCTTCCTCATCCAGATGAACCTGAAATTCCTTGGTCTGATACACAAACTGAAGCTGGTCCTGATTCAACTGCTGAAGAATCTGAAGAAAGTATAAATTATCATGATGAATTTGatcaacagcaacaacaacaacaacaacaacaacaacaacaacaacaacaacaacaacaacaacaacaacaacaacaacaacaacaacaacaacaacaacaacaacaacaacaacaacaacaacaacaacaacaacaacaacaacaacaacaacagctgCTCCAGCATCAACAACAACACCAGCATCAATTGCAGCAGCATCAACAGCAACATGAACAGCAGTTgcatcaacaacaacaacaacaccagcatcaacagcaacaacatCAACACCAGCATCAAAAGCAACAGCATCAACAACAACACCAACTGCAACAACAACTGCaaaaacaacaacagcagcaagaacagcagcagcaacaagaGCATCAAGAACAGCACCAAAAGCAGCAAGAACAACTAGAACACCAGCAGCAACAGCTAGAACAACAAGAACAGCACCAAAAGCAGCAAGAACAACTAGAACACCAGCATCAACAatttgaggatcaatttacTGAAGAACACGAATATGATGAACCAATTGAACCGATCCAATTTGAATTAGAAGTACAAGATGCGAGCAATCAAACAGAAAAACCGTTCAATAACGTAGAATCATCAACTAAAAAAGTTGAAACTATTGAAGAAAATGCTTTCTACCAAACTAAAACGGAAACTCCACCAGAAAattataacaacaataattatcCTTCTGTAAATGTCATAAAGCCGTATGAAATTTATGAAGACAACACAGAAACGGAAAATCGAGAAAATGAAAGAATTTCTGATGACAAATTAGGCTATGATGTGATTCAAAGTGTCCCATTTGGTGATAAGGTTACAACATCTAATTCCAAGCCATTTGAACATGACGATACAATTGATTTAAAACCACCTGCCATTATCTCTAAATTTGTTCCTGAAAAACCAACAAAACTGAAACCATTCCAGCATCACCAAGTTGTATCAACGCCACGTCCAGTTTTTGAACACGAAAAAGAAATGTCTATAACACGTGATCCTAAACCTCCCAGTGGTCATGCTCGACCTCCCATAGACTGGGAAACTATTCACAAGATAAACAATGAGAATTATTATTCCAACAGAAGAAACTTGACATTCACCCGAACAAATCATTCTCACGGTAATTCAGACTCTAAATACGttaacacggaaaaaattcGCAATCCCGAAGTTACGTCACCATCTATAGGTACTAGAGTTCATCCAGCATATCCACATATACTTACTAAGCCAAGACCTGTGCTACCGATTCCAATTACTATTTCTTCTGGTTCATCGTCCAAAACAAAACACTCGCAAaaggataaaaataatcaccATAATGAAGAATCAACACTACATTCTGAAAAATCAAATATCCATATGCGACCTATCATCATTCATGCTAAAGATAGAAATCGAGAAACTCTTGAAACCGCTTACCAAACAAATTTCGCAGTACACGAAGAAGAACAAAATTTGCCAAACAATAAAAGAActcagttaataaataaagcaaGTAATTCTAATGAATTAAAAGTTCCTTCTCAAGAAATGATGCCTCCAccaacaacaaaaacaacaaGTCAAGACAATATAAACAATGATAATGCTGAAGGTGACCTTAAACCACCTCCAATCCCTGCAGACGTTGTCGGAATGTCACCACCTCCAGTAGTTATTACAACTACAACTGCGAGGCCTTCATCAACGGCAATAAATGACTCTGGATTAAGACCACCACCACCAAAATACATTCCTTTAGATTCTTCTAAAGTTGTTGGAGAAACTCCACCACCACCATCTTCACCATCAGTACCAAGTGTTAATATGGTGCCACCAACAATCCCAAGGCCAACTAAATCTCGGCCTTTCTTGATGGAATTATTATCTCAAGATATGGTCCCACCACGTCCACCTGTTATAGAAAGTTCTAGGCCAATTGAAATTGCTACTGTTAGACCTGCTATTGCTGTATCCGGGTCTATACAAATTGCAACAGCAGTTGCTACAAGTCATATACCAGTAATGCAGGATATTGTCGAATCTACAATTCCAATTATTCATGGCACTGTTGATCTGCCTATCGTGATGGATGTGTCCGATATTATAAAGTCAGTAGAGACTAGAAAGCCTGAACATGTTAGTGTTTATACAGTTCGGCCGTTtgaaacaaaacaaatttcaag AGTATCTGTGCAACCTACGGCAATACTTTCAACTAATTTAATAATGCCAACACGTCTACGATTACCACAAGTAGAATCCAGTTCATCAACACGATCTCCAGTACACATTACCAGACTTTCGTCTTATGATACTTCAAGAAAACCATCAGTTGTTCTAGAAGCAAGCCGTCAAAGTATTTTATCTAGTCGAGTTAACTCTACACAATCTTTGAGGCACAGACCATACACTATAAAACAGAGTATCAATCCAAGTGACGTTACCTTCACTTCAACAACCAAGAGAAAGTATGGTAGCTCCTCTACTAAATTCCGTAACTCAATAACAAAAACTATGAAAGAGCATTCTGATACTAGAGTATATAAAAATGCTAGAAATGTCACAACCACAACAATGATGACTACAATGAAGATGAAACCAATAGCTGTTACTCACTTTAAGACTCTGACGGTTACACGAACGGAAACATCAGTCTTAGGATCACCACCAACAACAAGAACACTTTTATTGACCCATACCTTGACATCAACTATCGTAGAGACCGTAACGGAAACATTACTACGACCTACCAGTGTAGTAATAACATCAGTTACAACAATTCTTCAACCTGCAACTCACTTGCCCTCTTATGAAACGTCACCAGATAATGTTGACTCAATATTTGTGGTAATGAGTGATCAAAATCCACCAGCAGCTGACGCTGAAGAAGTTGAAGCAGAGTATGGAGGTGAAGAAGAGATTTCACGTGATGAACAAGATCCAGCAGGTAATGAAATACATCGTGTATTGTCTGGTAGCATTCTTGGGGCTCCTGTTGTACCACATCGTCCAAGTACCAATCAATGTCAGCCAGAATGCCGGGCAGCAAAATCTGAAATGTGTGCTATAGTTAGTGGTGAAGCTAGATGTATATGTCGTCCAGGATTTTCACGTATGTTTTTGGATCGTCCTTGCAAACcgacatacacatacacacttCGTGTGGGTCTTGAGCGTATCGGTAGAGAGTCTATACAATATGATCAGCCAATTAATGATAGTTCATCAACACCATTCCGAAGACTTGCTGGACCAACACGAGAAGCTCTCGATAGAACTCTGATGCAAAGTGACTTGAGAGACATATACAGAGGACTTGATATCGCTGGATTCTATCCTCATCCAGCTCAAGTAGAATTCCATCTTCAGTTGAGTGACAACACCAGCGAAACTCGGCTTAAAgatatactaaaaaaatatttaataagcaGTAATTATAGTCTGGGTGGAACTGAAGTATTTGCATTAAGAAATATTGATACTATTGATGCAAGGGACTTTGATGAATGCTCAACTGAAGAGGGTGGACCTCACCATGACTGTTCACCTCATGCAACATGTTTCAATTTACGTGGATCATACCAGTGTTCGTGCAAAGAAGGATGGGCTGATTTATCTGAAAATTCAGCTTATCCTGGAAGAGTATGTTCTCAAGCACCGCTGGGCTGTGCTGGTTGTAACAACAAAGGTCACTGTGTAACTAATTCCCATGGTCAAGAGATTTGCGAATGTTTCCCTTGGCACAGTGGCCAGCGTTGCCAAGTTAATTTGAAAG TATTGCTGATATTTGTCGTAACAATTGGAGCTATTTTACTCGGTCTACTGGGTGTCTTTTTAGCTTTAACGTGCTTACGTACTCCAAACAGAGCCAGAAAATCAGGAGATAGAAGAGCTATGATTAATACAGGAACAGGAGGTGACACAAGCAGTGAAGGTAGTGTTGCAGACCTTGCAATTCCACATCATGTTCCACATGTTCTTCCACCACCACCAAGATCTACTGCGCCTATTCCACCAGGTTCGAAAAGACCGAGAAAAGCTACTAAGCAATATCGAGCACCAAAGAAACCATCTTTTGCCGGAACTCAag CTCCGATAAATGAAGCAGCAAACACAGATCGCACACTGAGTGTAATGATTCCACGAGCTAAATACCGATCTGGACCACAATCACCTCAGAATTATTCAAAGCCACCTATGAGTACTTTTGCAGCCGAGGAACATAAACTCATCAATTATCTCGAAGGTGGTCCGCCAGTTGGAAATCGTAAACCAAGTCTTGCTAGTACAGCTAAAGAATACGTTAAAAGAGAGTATATTGAAGAGACTGGAATTAGAGTAGTTAAAAATCCAACTGCTCCCAATAATGGTGCGCTCGTTAGTGCTGGatttcaa gtATCAGCAACGGTATTAAAAACAACTGGTGATGGTGAATCAACACTGGATGATACCTTCGAACCATCGACTTTAAAAACTCTGCGAAGTACGATGGACTTTCAAGACGGAACATCGACTCTAGGTGCTCCTTCATGTGATGCAACGACGATTCAAGCAACAACAAAACTTCTTCCCTTAGATTCGGCTGAAGAAAATTCCAGCGTTGGACGATCGTGCACTGGTGATACTTCTATCAAACAACAGTCACCAAGTCGAGGATCTAAAGATACTCGTGATGCGCGTGATAGTGCTAGTGAGGGTCCTATCACTGCTGAAAGAGATCTTGGTAGTACTCTTCGACTTCGACATACTCCTTTATATAATCCAGATCGAGCA GCTAGCGATCGTGATTCCAACTTTGATTCACTATAG